The DNA window GCGCTGCTCCACGAACGAGAGCGCTTCCTCCACGACGCGGTTCGGTTCCAGCTCCTGCCACCCGGCGGGAGACTGACGAGCCAGCAGCATCAAGCGACGCACGATTTCGCGCGCGTGTTTGGACGCGCATTCGATCCGATCGAGGTCCTTCTTCGCTTGCTCTGACAGGCTGGAGTCTTTGTGGAGCAGCTCCGTAAAGCCCACGATGGCCGTGAGAGGCTCCGTGAGTTCGTGCCCCAGCCCGGACGCCAGCGTGCCCACCGTCGCTAGGCGATCTGCATGGCGGAGCAGTCGCTGCGAGCTCACGTTGCTGGCGTGAAGTTGCAGGCGGCAGACCAGCGTTGTGATCTGTCGGGCTACCCCGGCAAGCAGGCGCGAAATGGAAGCGAGCGACTCATCGTCGGCCGCATGTTCAGCGTCGGACGTAAACGCCAGCTGGACGGACCCTCGGTTCTCTCCGCGGATCATGACATCGCGGGACACGGTGGAGGACATGCTGGACACGCTCGGACGTTCTTCCGCGCCGTAGGTCTGCCCGTCAATGACGATGCGGGCCGTCGTGTGCTCGGGCTCAGGGCAGCCGCTTGGCAGCGCCCGAGCGACGCGGTCCAGTGTCTGCTCGAGGGTCGCGTCTGGAAAGCTGACCAGCCGCGCCACTCGGTACAGCGTCCCGAGCTCGCGCGCGCGGACCTGAACCTTCCGCTGCGCTGACTGTTGCGCGACGGCAACGCCCAACAAACCTGCGAGGCTCGCGTAGAGTTCAGTCTGCTCGGCGGTGAACCACTGCGAGCGGCTGGTCCGAAGCATCATCAGCCCCTGAGCCCCTTCGCCCACCGCAAACGGGCTCAATACTGTCGACTTCACCTCGCACGCGGCGTCGTTGCTGCCCGCGAGGCGGATCTCGCTCGGCTTGCCGCCGAGCACTTGCGATCCGCGGGCGGACAGCAGCGGCCGCACGCACGCGAGACCACCCTCGAGTAGCGCAGGGCAGCGCACCCCGTCCGCCGCATTGCAGCATCCTGAAGCGAATCGAGGAGGCTTCACGGCTTCGGCAGCGCTCCCTTCGGGAACGAAAGTGCGCGGCCCGACGACGCCGACGCAGAAGAATCGGTCGCGCTCACGCAAACAAACGTCCACGGCGTCGGCCTCGCTGAAAGCCATGAAGGATTCACTCACCAGGCCAAGGAATTCCATTCTCGGCGCATCGAGCGCCGAAAGCCTGAGCAGTTCGCGCGACAGCGCTGCGATGTCGCGATTCGGTCCCAAAACATCCCTCCCGGTCCATGGATGGCCCGCGGAACTGCGAACCACTGGCGCGGAGTCGCTGGGTCTGGAACGACCTGCGGTCTGCCCCTCCCCCGACGAGTCCATTGATAGCACGCCCGCCGGGGTGGATCTCCCCAGCCGAGGAATTTTCTCTCGGCGGCGAAGGGCGACTCCGCTCCTCGTTCAGGCGTTGGGCCTGATGCAGCGCGCTGCGGGCGCTGGCATATCGCGTGCAAAGCATCTGCTTACGAAGGAGGGAGAACGATGGAGGCATGGATATATCTCGCGATCGCCGGAGCGGCGACGGCGGTCCCGGCAGTTGGACTCTCTATTGCTCGTTCACACGGATCTGGACCGCAGGGGGCCATCAACCGCGCTGGGTTCGCGCAAAATCCGCGCTGGTCGCTGCCGTCGGCGGCGCCGCAGCGGTGGTTCGCATCGGCAGGCAGCACGCAGCCCAGAAGCCCGCGGCCAGGGACGCGCCAGGGACGGAGACCGAGTAATGGCGGAGATGTCCACCGCGCTCCGGGGCATGATGGCGCGGGAGTACGAAGCGCGCTCCGTCGACGGTCAACTCGAGGCAGGCAGTCGCATTGCCCCAGCCGCTTCTGCGGCAGACCACGTGCGTCTGGGCCTCATTCAGCTGCTCCTGCCCGAGCTTGTCGGGGCAGTCGAGACGGTGATCGTGGAATCTACGGACAACGAGTCCGTGCGCGGCATGGCGGGCGGGCTACTCAGCTACGTCTGCAATCCACTCGACATGATCGGCGATGACCTGGCGCTGGGCCGCGTGGACGACGCGCTGATCTGTGCGCTCGGGCTCGAGCGACTTCGGCAGCTTCACCGC is part of the Myxococcales bacterium genome and encodes:
- a CDS encoding DUF1232 domain-containing protein — encoded protein: MAEMSTALRGMMAREYEARSVDGQLEAGSRIAPAASAADHVRLGLIQLLLPELVGAVETVIVESTDNESVRGMAGGLLSYVCNPLDMIGDDLALGRVDDALICALGLERLRQLHRIELAPRTEAVCRVTADCLGYLSNDLQHNIEDFISDLERSTRAKR